A genomic region of Desulfonatronovibrio hydrogenovorans DSM 9292 contains the following coding sequences:
- a CDS encoding sigma-54-dependent transcriptional regulator, protein MPSILSVEKNQTYQDILRDSLSPCYDVNICRHVQEVGKTYARKYFDIGIFDLEGGSPDNLETLKTLVTSLPATPIIVTSERDDSDWIVNAVKAGAFDFIAKPYSGERIKLAVNRALEKSSLKNEIDYLRRQQDVVYDLGKIVAESQAMKSVMNLVRKYCETDSNMLVTGETGTGKSFLAGAIHFNSLRKKKPFVKINCANIPETLLESELFGHEKGAFTDAVKTRKGRIEQARGGTVFLDEIGEMSPSLQSKFLQVVEEKTFERLGGNKTIHSDVRIIVATNQDLASMVRKGQFRQDLYFRLNVLVIHLPGLRDRRECIEPLAMYLLGKICRETKRRVKGFSDQALEMMQKYSWPGNIRELANVIERAVLLETGPVIGGKNIHLDSGNVFKMNNDSPPASQKLDESEYKIILDALETNLWIQKKAADQLGISPRALNYKIKKLGITHWSWRKNKG, encoded by the coding sequence TAAGGGACTCTTTGTCACCTTGCTATGATGTGAACATCTGCAGGCATGTGCAGGAAGTCGGGAAGACTTATGCCCGAAAATATTTTGATATCGGCATCTTTGATCTGGAAGGTGGAAGCCCTGACAACCTGGAAACTCTAAAAACTCTCGTCACTTCCCTGCCGGCAACACCGATTATCGTGACCAGTGAACGCGACGATTCCGACTGGATTGTCAATGCAGTCAAGGCTGGAGCTTTTGACTTCATTGCCAAACCCTATTCCGGTGAAAGAATCAAGCTTGCTGTAAACCGAGCCCTGGAAAAAAGCAGCCTGAAAAATGAGATTGATTACCTTCGCCGGCAGCAGGATGTTGTTTATGACCTGGGCAAGATTGTGGCAGAGAGCCAGGCCATGAAATCCGTGATGAATCTGGTACGAAAGTATTGCGAAACCGATTCCAATATGCTGGTAACTGGAGAAACCGGAACAGGTAAAAGCTTTCTGGCCGGGGCCATCCACTTCAACAGCCTTAGAAAGAAAAAGCCTTTTGTTAAGATTAACTGCGCCAATATCCCGGAAACCCTTTTGGAAAGCGAGCTTTTCGGCCATGAAAAGGGCGCTTTTACTGACGCGGTCAAGACCAGAAAGGGAAGAATTGAGCAGGCCAGAGGAGGGACAGTATTCCTGGACGAAATAGGGGAGATGAGTCCTTCTTTGCAGTCCAAATTCCTGCAGGTGGTAGAGGAAAAGACCTTTGAAAGGCTTGGCGGGAATAAGACGATTCACAGCGATGTGAGGATTATTGTAGCCACCAACCAGGACCTGGCCTCCATGGTCAGAAAAGGCCAATTCAGACAGGACCTTTATTTCAGGCTCAACGTTCTGGTGATCCACCTGCCAGGTCTTAGAGACCGCAGGGAGTGCATAGAGCCTTTGGCCATGTATCTTCTGGGGAAGATTTGCCGGGAGACCAAGCGCAGGGTCAAGGGCTTCAGTGATCAGGCCCTGGAAATGATGCAGAAATACTCCTGGCCCGGCAATATCCGGGAACTGGCCAATGTTATTGAGCGGGCCGTACTCCTTGAAACCGGACCGGTCATCGGTGGCAAGAATATTCATCTTGACTCGGGCAATGTATTTAAGATGAATAATGACTCCCCTCCTGCTTCTCAGAAACTGGATGAATCAGAGTACAAAATCATCCTGGATGCCCTGGAGACTAACCTCTGGATTCAGAAAAAAGCAGCTGATCAACTTGGGATTTCCCCCAGGGCTCTGAACTACAAGATCAAAAAGCTTG